The following proteins are co-located in the Helicobacter acinonychis genome:
- the tsaD gene encoding tRNA (adenosine(37)-N6)-threonylcarbamoyltransferase complex transferase subunit TsaD, translated as MILSIESSCDDSSLALTRIEDAKLIAHFKISQEKHHSSYGGVVPELASRLHAENLPLLLERIKISLNKDFSKLKAIAITNQPGLSVTLIEGLMMAKALSLSLNLPLILEDHLRGHVYSLFINEKKTCMPLSVLLVSGGHSLILEARNYEDIKIMATSLDDSFGESFDKVSKMLNLGYPGGPVIEKLALDYAHKNEPLMFPIPLKNSLNLAFSFSGLKNAVRLEIEKNAPNLNEITKQKIGYHFQSVAIEHLIQQTKRYFKTKRPKIFGIVGGASQNLVLRKAFENLCDEFDCKLVLAPLEFCSDNAAMIGRSSLEAYQKKHFVPLEKASISPRTLLKKALSE; from the coding sequence ATGATTTTAAGCATTGAAAGTTCTTGCGATGACAGCTCTTTAGCCCTTACAAGAATAGAGGACGCTAAACTTATCGCTCATTTTAAAATCTCTCAAGAAAAGCACCATAGCTCTTATGGGGGCGTTGTACCTGAGCTTGCATCGCGCCTGCATGCTGAGAATTTGCCGTTGCTATTAGAACGCATTAAAATAAGCTTGAATAAGGATTTTTCTAAACTTAAAGCCATCGCTATCACCAACCAGCCAGGTTTGAGCGTTACTCTAATAGAGGGCTTGATGATGGCAAAAGCCTTGAGCTTGTCCTTAAATTTACCCTTAATTTTAGAAGACCATTTGAGAGGGCATGTGTATTCGCTCTTTATCAATGAAAAAAAAACTTGCATGCCTTTAAGCGTGTTGTTAGTCTCTGGGGGGCATTCTTTGATTTTAGAGGCTAGAAATTATGAAGACATTAAAATTATGGCTACGAGTTTAGACGATAGCTTTGGGGAGAGCTTTGATAAGGTTTCTAAAATGCTAAATCTAGGCTATCCAGGAGGTCCTGTAATAGAAAAATTAGCCTTGGATTATGCACATAAAAATGAGCCTTTAATGTTCCCTATCCCTTTAAAAAACAGCCTGAATTTGGCTTTTAGTTTTTCAGGTTTAAAAAATGCGGTGCGTTTGGAGATTGAAAAAAACGCCCCCAATTTGAATGAAATAACCAAACAAAAGATTGGCTATCATTTCCAAAGCGTGGCCATAGAGCATTTAATCCAGCAAACCAAACGCTATTTTAAAACCAAACGCCCTAAAATTTTTGGCATTGTGGGGGGAGCAAGCCAAAATTTGGTCTTAAGAAAGGCGTTTGAAAATTTGTGCGATGAGTTTGATTGCAAGCTTGTTTTAGCTCCGTTGGAATTTTGCAGTGATAATGCCGCCATGATAGGGCGATCAAGCCTAGAAGCTTATCAAAAAAAGCACTTTGTCCCTTTAGAAAAAGCTAGCATTTCGCCAAGAACGCTGTTAAAAAAGGCTTTGAGTGAATAG
- a CDS encoding S41 family peptidase, with the protein MTKRLFKGLLAISLAVSLHGGEIKEKKPAKPIKENPQELAAKRVEAFNRFTNVVSEIEKKYVDKITISEIMTKAIEGLLFNLDAHSAYLNEKKFKDFQAQTEGEFGGLGITVGMRDGVLTVVAPLEGTPAYKVGVKSGDKILKINNESTLNMSIDDAINLMRGKPKTPIQITVVRKKESKPLVFNIIRDIIKIPSVSVKKIKDTPYLYIRVAGFDRNVTKSVLDGLKANPNIKGIVLDLRGNPGGLLNQAVGLSNLFIKDGILVSQKGKNKEDNLEYKANGRAPYTNLPMAVLVNGGSASASEIVAGALQDHKRAVIIGEKTFGKGSVQVLLPVNKDEAIKITTARYYLPSGRTIQAKGITPDIVIYPGKVPENDNTLSLKEADLKHHLEQELKKLDDKNPNSKEADKNKKDEEKEITLEMINNDIQLKTAIDSLKTWSIIDSHTDEKTPKKK; encoded by the coding sequence ATGACAAAACGACTTTTTAAAGGGTTGTTAGCGATTTCTCTTGCTGTGAGTTTGCATGGTGGCGAAATTAAGGAAAAAAAGCCGGCTAAACCAATCAAGGAAAATCCGCAAGAATTAGCGGCTAAAAGGGTGGAAGCGTTCAATCGTTTCACGAATGTGGTTTCAGAAATTGAAAAAAAATATGTGGATAAAATCACTATTTCTGAAATCATGACTAAAGCGATTGAGGGCTTGCTCTTCAATTTGGATGCGCATTCAGCGTATTTGAATGAAAAGAAATTCAAGGATTTTCAAGCCCAAACCGAGGGCGAATTTGGAGGGCTTGGGATCACAGTGGGCATGCGCGATGGCGTTTTGACCGTTGTTGCTCCATTAGAGGGCACTCCAGCTTACAAGGTTGGGGTTAAATCAGGCGATAAGATTTTAAAAATCAATAACGAAAGCACGCTGAACATGAGCATTGATGATGCGATCAATCTCATGCGTGGCAAGCCAAAAACCCCAATCCAAATCACTGTTGTGAGGAAAAAAGAGTCAAAACCTTTAGTGTTTAATATCATCAGAGACATCATTAAAATCCCCTCTGTCTCTGTGAAAAAGATTAAGGACACTCCTTATTTATATATAAGGGTGGCTGGTTTTGACAGGAATGTGACCAAATCGGTTTTAGACGGCTTGAAAGCTAACCCTAACATTAAAGGCATTGTGCTAGATTTAAGGGGCAATCCTGGAGGCTTACTCAATCAAGCGGTGGGCTTGTCTAACCTCTTCATTAAAGATGGGATTTTAGTCTCTCAAAAAGGCAAAAATAAAGAAGATAATTTAGAATACAAAGCCAATGGCAGAGCCCCTTATACGAATTTACCCATGGCGGTGTTAGTCAATGGCGGTTCAGCGAGCGCGAGTGAGATCGTAGCGGGGGCGTTGCAAGATCACAAACGAGCCGTGATTATCGGTGAAAAAACCTTTGGTAAGGGAAGCGTGCAAGTGTTACTCCCTGTCAATAAAGATGAAGCGATTAAAATCACGACCGCGCGCTATTATTTACCGAGTGGGCGCACCATTCAAGCTAAAGGCATCACGCCTGATATTGTGATTTATCCGGGTAAAGTGCCAGAAAATGACAACACATTGAGCCTGAAAGAAGCGGATTTAAAACACCATTTAGAGCAAGAACTTAAAAAGCTTGATGATAAAAACCCTAATTCTAAAGAGGCAGATAAAAACAAGAAAGATGAAGAAAAAGAGATCACGCTAGAGATGATCAATAACGACATTCAGCTAAAAACCGCTATTGACAGCTTGAAAACTTGGTCTATCATTGATAGCCACACAGATGAGAAAACGCCCAAGAAAAAGTAA